Genomic window (Chionomys nivalis chromosome 7, mChiNiv1.1, whole genome shotgun sequence):
TTCAGTACAAAGGTTATTTTTcaaatcagatttttaaaaggaGTTACATAGTAGAAGAATGGTGTGGTCAATTTCTGATTATTATGTAATGGCATCTAAAAGTCAGTTGGAAACATACCAACTTAATAATGTATATTTCTACTGTCATATGCTTGGTCTAGTGAGAAATGAAGGATTATTCCATAATCCTAGTGGTGTAAGAGAGGCATTCGGGAAAATGGAGCTTCAAATATTTTAGTAAGCAGTGTAGCTTGTGATTGGAGGGTGATGGAAAGATGTAGGGGCATACACAACATACATTTTAGCCAAATAATGGTCAATGTGgtaactttaaaactttgaaaattttcttaGCAGAAAAATTTATTGGTTAGAACAATATTCTCCAGAAGCCAGTCTATAAATTTCAGGTTTTTACTGTGAatgtttattttgagaaatgaCAGCACATTAGTGACCCAACATGTGAGCCTGAGTATACCCCAAAGTAACCCAACTAAACCAAGTTCATTTCCCTCTTTGACCCAGGTATGCCAGTGGAATtttagggaaaggggagtggaggtatgttgacagaggtttctgtcccacccagtcctgcagtcattcagtcccaaagaaacacacagaggtctacattaattataaattggttggcctattagctcaggcttcttattaagtcttataacttatattagcccataattctttttttttttgaagtagatgatgttattttcagaaaaatgagtTAGTTTTAAGATGTTCAAATGGTGCaaccaggagaaagaaaatgcGCCAGTTCACAAGGCTCTTCCTTGAATCCATGTAAACATGGAATCCAGGGCTGACGTCACGGGCTCATTTCTTATGGAGAATTCAGCAGGTGATGATGATGCCCACCCACGGAAGAGCAAGCCCCAGAGAGCTGTCCTGTGGAGAGGGGGCTCACTCAGCACTTGATCCGTTCACCTGGGCTCATTGCCTGCTGCCCAGGATGTGGGTCACTGAGGGCTTCTTTAGCATTTAACTAACTCTTTGTTGGTTGAAGGTGCTGGGACTGTTTCTCCAGACATAAACTGATCTTTGTCATAAATCACTTCTAAAATGAGAGAGTAGCTAGGACACGTTGCCACGTCTTCTCCATTCTCCAAGTCTTCCTTGGTGATGGAGAAGTTGTCCCCACAGGGACGGGGGTAGAAATAAGTCTCCGAGTCCTCATCATATCCAATGTCCTCGATCTCCGCTTCGTCGTGAAACACCGCCATGGTCACCGAGCAGAAACTGCATCAGTGCCCCTAACTCCGCTGGGGCACAGAAGGTCTGGCGTCCCGACCCACCCGGCAGCAGGGACAATccttagcccataattcttgtctgtgttaataccttttttggcgaggtgGTCACATCTTGCtgctatcttgcttcctctgtggctgggtcatgactgcagactgattctttttcttcccagaattcttctgttctcgttgccctgcctctactttctgcctggtcgccccacctctacttcctgtttggctactaaatacaagtgacagggtacagaccattgtcccacagcagaggtGGCCTGTCTGCTTTTCATGAGCAATGTGACAAGGGTCAGCATGAAGGCACTCTGAGAAACTCCTCAGTGAAGTGACAGCTTACAGAGCCAACTTTAAAGGAGTCACTGAACTGAGACAGGTGTTTTTTAATCACAAGTGGTGATTTAGAATCAAGCTTGTTGAAGAATTCAGACAGGGAGTTAATATGTAggataacccccccccccaattttctGATCTTTCAAATGGACTGAAATTAAGTAGCTTATTTACTGGGATTAAACATGAGATGCTGTGCTTTGCTTTGGCTTAGAATATCAGCTGCAGAAATTTGAGGGGAAGTGAAAGGAGAGATGACAGAAAGAATCAGATCAGGGGGACACAGTGAGCAGGACCACAAGACAGGGTGTTTAAATAGCTATGATCCTAGTCTATCTACATCTTATGTCACATAAGCAGTGAAAATTCGGGTCATATTTATGTAGAGCCCTGACAAACTTGAGCATAGAATATAACAAGGTCAGGAATTATGTGAGAGAGAACTTTTAAAGCATTAGATTATCTAACCAAGAAGAGACCAAACTGTTgatggagctgcgggccgcttcctgtCACTCAGCTCCCAGCCActtggctagctcatgccccaaaataacaacacacaaactgtattcatataaacactgcttggcccatttctattaatgtgtgtagcaccccaaggtgcgcttaccgggaagattctagcctatgtccatcctgggtcggagcttcatcgcgtctgcctcagagagcagagctatggcatctaaactcatttcctcttcctctcagcattctgttctgtttactccacccacctatgttctaacctataagggccaagcagtttctttattaattaaccaatgaccttcctccatcaccaaacTAAAGAGAATTGAGTATCTTCCATTTTTACTGTAGGCCACAGCCCCCGGAACTCCTTTGGGCCAAGCACTGTTCTCTACATGTTCTGTCTTCATGTTCCTGTACATGCTCATCCTGACAGTGTTCTGCTGGGGCAGCCGTCTTTATTCATTTCCCCCATCTTCTAGGTCTAGAGCACAAGCATGTCCAGGTATATCACTAGCTGTAGTTCCACGCTGAATAGGTGACAGGTCAAACTAGAACCTGAGCTGTTCTCATAGCCTCCACTCTAAACCTGCTGCTGGGAGTTCCGGGAGCAGAAATGGAACCCCAGTGCAGTTGGAATTGTTTCAAGGTAGCTCTCTATTGAAGAACTTTCAAATGTGCACTGAAAGTCTATGAGAAAGTATGTTTCCCAGTGTCGAGCATGTTAAAGTATCTGTTGGGAGGGTTGGGAAGGCGTGTTTTGCATTTGGAGTTATCCCATTGTGAAGGTCCCTTCCATACTGAACATTCTGTGATTTTTCTGCTCatctggcctcagtttctccatgagAGATGCACACTAATCGTGTGCCATGACGGAGTCTTTCCTTACGTATCTGCCTTAGCACATTTTCTCATACACTTCCACCTATTTTCTCAGTTCCCATTCATATTCAAGTGTGACGTGCTTTCTACCATtttgtcttccttctctccaAAGGTGAACACTGAGACACCGTGATTATGGCATTTCTACCCGAGCCCATGATTCTCTCACTGGGGCAGAGTAACCCCGCAGGGTGGTTAGCAAATAGGGTTGTGGAAGGCTCCTTATATTCCTCCTGGAGTGTGGGATTCATGTGATTATTTTAACAGAAAGCATATGGTTTTACTATTG
Coding sequences:
- the LOC130877143 gene encoding diphthamide biosynthesis protein 3-like isoform X2 produces the protein MAVFHDEAEIEDIGYDEDSETYFYPRPCGDNFSITKDQFMSGETVPAPSTNKELVKC
- the LOC130877143 gene encoding diphthamide biosynthesis protein 3-like isoform X1; the encoded protein is MAVFHDEAEIEDIGYDEDSETYFYPRPCGDNFSITKEDLENGEDVATCPSYSLILEVIYDKDQFMSGETVPAPSTNKELVKC